Proteins co-encoded in one Megalops cyprinoides isolate fMegCyp1 chromosome 1, fMegCyp1.pri, whole genome shotgun sequence genomic window:
- the LOC118775159 gene encoding uncharacterized protein LOC118775159, translated as MSQEWSNFPSGSPELRLVLLGTIGCGKTLSGDTLLGERSLPSDVSSARACRRRQGLSEGRQLTLVEAPRWYWSGGEVEASVRKETERALSLTAPGPHAFLILIPVGEFTEVERLVPGEIEQVFGKGALRHSLVLFTCGDYLMGKGGKEYLAGEDPGLRKVVEQCGGRYHIFNNRRPQDREQVRTLLEKLENMVQENGGCYLPNAQQRVVEGRAGKTEREMNERYNSNSEAQRNRGMTERDGPSPAEREEMEETVTVSHMANGLQAHRPRQQSPPQTLPQPQTPPQTTDSPLRRTPSFRLSTDGAILSQLLSEEKPSQNFVNTLFHPISPSSENPTSPSLTPISQSPPQSPPHSPPQSPPHSPPQSPPQSPPHSHPHSPPHSPPHSPPQSPPHSHPHSPPQSPPHSHPHSPPQSPPQSPPHSPPQSPPQSPPHSPPHSPPHPPLTPLLSPPLIPSTVPSSLPSPLPSPSSLSPELRLVLLGRTGVGKSTVGNTILGREEFVSRADSGVPVTQECEKKKGTAAGRRVAVVDTPDWFCSERPPEDVQRQLSTCVALSAPGPHAFLLCVAVDQPAKLELQALGALEEVFGPNAVRKHTLVLFTHSDRLKDGGRVEDYIIARRRDLLQLVERCGERYHVLERGGEPGAGERSVGELLDKVEQTVKESGDTFYTCSLFQEAESRVRERQEEIERERAGRGAEEADRQGAASSPSSSSLYSVPEVEEEEREQMREEAEKRVNDLKLDALPSLSSPSTSPSFFRSAWEKVAAGMKRVPKLVAGGALLGGVVGMFFGGALGGAVGATAGSVISEVGRRKYSKRIKTE; from the exons ATGTCCCAGGAGTGGAGCAACTTCCCCTCCGGCTCCCCTGAGCTCCGCCTGGTTCTCCTGGGCACAATTGGTTGCGGGAAGACCCTGTCTGGCGACACTCTGCTGGGGGAGCGGTCCTTACCCTCTGACGTCAGCTCCGCCAGAGCCTGCCGGCGGAGGCAGGGCCTCTCGGAGGGCCGGCAGCTGACCCTGGTGGAGGCCCCCCGCTGGTACTGGAGCGGGGGAGAGGTGGAGGCCAGCGtgaggaaggagacagagagagcgctCAGTCTGACTGCCCCGGGGCCCCATgccttcctcatcctcattcCCGTGGGCGAGTTCACGGAAGTCGAGCGGCTGGTACCAGGGGAGATTGAGCAGGTGTTCGGGAAGGGGGCCCTGAGGCACTCCCTAGTGCTGTTCACCTGCGGGGACTATCTCATGGGGAAGGGGGGCAAGGAGTACCTGGCAGGGGAGGACCCAGGGCTCAGAAAGGTGGTGGAACAGTGCGGGGGCAGGTACCATATCTTCAACAACCGCAGGCCTCAAGACAGGGAGCAGGTCAGGACACTACTGGAAAAG CTGGAGAACATGGTGCAGGAAAATGGGGGCTGCTATCTCCCGAATGCCCAGCAGAGGGTGGTAGAGGGGAGAGcggggaagacagagagggaaatgaatgaaagataCAACTCAAACTCAGAGGCACAAAGAAACAGAGGAATGACAGAGAGGGACGGGCCgtctcctgcagagagagaggagatggaggagacagtgacagtgagtcACATGGCCAATGGGCTACAGGCACACCGACCACGGCAACAGTCACCTCCACAAACGTTACCACAaccacagacaccaccacaGACCACCGACTCACCGCTGAGGAGGACCCCCAGTTTCCGTCTGTCCACAG ATGGTGCTATTCTCTCCCAGTTGCTCTCAGAGGAGAAACCTAGCCAGAATTTTGTCAATACAC TCTTCCAccctatctctccctcctcagagaaccccacctctccctctcttacccCCATCTCCCAA TCCCCTCCACAGTCccctcctcactcccctcctcagtcccctcctcactcccctccACAGTCCCCTCCACAGTCCCCTCCTCACTCCCATcctcactcccctcctcactcccctcctcactcccctccACAATCCCCTCCTCACTCCCATCCTCACTCCCCTCCACAGTCCCCTCCTCACTCCCATCCTCACTCCCCTCCACAGTCCCCTCCTCAgtcccctccccactcccctcctcAGTCCCCTCCACAGTCccctcctcactcccctccACACTCCCCTCCACA tccccccctcactcccctcctcagTCCTCCCCTCA TCCCCTCCACAGTCccctcctcactcccctccccactcccctccccgTCTTCTCTGTCCCCGGAGCTAAGGCTGGTGCTGCTGGGTCGAACAGGGGTGGGGAAGAGTACGGTGGGGAACACCATCCTGGGCCGGGAGGAGTTTGTGTCCCGGGCTGACAGCGGGGTGCCCGTCACTCAGGAGTGTGAGAAGAAGAAGGGCACAGCGGCTGGGAGACGG GTGGCTGTGGTGGACACCCCGGACTGGTTCTGCTCAGAGCGCCCCCCAGAGGATGTGCAGCGTCAGCTCTCCACCTGCGTGGCCCTCTCTGCTCCAGGGCCCCACGCTTTCCTCCTGTGCGTCGCTGTGGACCAGCCGGCAAAACTGGAGCTGCAGGCGCTGGGGGCGCTGGAGGAGGTCTTCGGCCCCAACGCGGTGAGGAAGCACACCTTGGTCCTGTTCACGCACAGCGACCGCCTGAAGGACGGCGGCAGGGTGGAGGACTACATCATCGCCCGGCGCCGCgacctgctgcagctggtggagAGGTGCGGAGAACGCTACCACGTGCTGGAGAGGGGGGGCGAGCCGGGGGCAGGCGAGAGGAGCGTGGGTGAGCTGCTGGACAAGGTGGAGCAGACGGTGAAGGAGAGTGGGGACACCTTTTACACCTGCTCGCTGTTCCAGGAGGCCGAGagcagggtgagggagaggcaggaggagattgagagggagagggcggggaGAGGAGCGGaagaggcagacaggcagggggccgcctcctccccctcctcctcttctttgtACTCTGTGccggaggtggaggaggaggagagggagcagatGAGGGAAGAGGCGGAGAAGAGGGTGAACGACCTCAAACTGGACgcgcttccctctctctcctccccctccacctctccctcgTTCTTTCGCTCTGCTTGGGAGAAAGTGGCAGCGGGGATGAAGAGGGTCCCGAAACTGGTTGCGGGCGGAGCTCTGCTGGGCGGGGTGGTTGGGATGTTTTTTGGGGGTGCCCTGGGGGGTGCCGTGGGGGCGACTGCTGGCTCAGTGATCTCAGAGGTTGGGAGACGGAAGTACAGCAAGagaattaaaactgaataa